The Glycine soja cultivar W05 chromosome 6, ASM419377v2, whole genome shotgun sequence genome has a window encoding:
- the LOC114416976 gene encoding TMV resistance protein N-like, which translates to MASASNVIIQCTSSSSFEYDVFVSFRGEDTHNNFTGFLFEALKKQGIEAFKDDKDIRKGESIAPELIRAIEGSHVFLVVFSKDCASSTWCLRELAHIWNCIQTSPRHLLPIFYDVDPSQVRKQSGDYEKAFSQHQQSFRFQEKEIKTWREVLEQVASLSGWDIRYKQQKMLRP; encoded by the exons ATGGCTTCTGCTTCTAATGTCATCATccaatgcacctcttcttcttcgtttGAGTATGACGTGTTTGTGAGCTTCCGCGGTGAAGACACACACAACAACTTCACCGGTTTTCTTTTTGAAGCTCTGAAAAAACAAGGCATCGAGGCCttcaaagatgataaagatatcAGGAAAGGCGAATCCATAGCACCAGAGCTAATACGAGCCATTGAAGGGTCTCATGTTTTCCTTGTTGTCTTTTCCAAGGACTGTGCTTCCTCAACTTGGTGCCTGCGTGAACTAGCACATATCTGGAATTGCATTCAAACATCACCCAGACATCTTCTGCCTATTTTTTATGATGTTGATCCATCACAAGTGCGAAAACAGAGTGGAGACTATGAGAAAGCCTTTTCCCAACACCAACAAAGTTTTAGGTTCCAAGAGAAGGAAATtaaaacatggagagaagtTCTGGAACAAGTAGCCAGTCTCTCTGGTTGGGATATCAGATATAA GCAGCAGAAAATGTTGAGGCCATAA